From Rhodocyclaceae bacterium, one genomic window encodes:
- the cls gene encoding cardiolipin synthase — translation MSSAFAESGAFLAAHWKLILTIAYLAWAVAVVVGLILARRSSSATLAWTLALLALPYVGAAVYLFFGPRRLYRKKLRYARARRQIRQVAPGLGATDGGVMGEAIRVRYRQLARLATELGQPAPLRADEPVTLYIDGDDCYAAIEAAICAATDHVHLEYYLWEPGRAGDRLRDALAERARAGVKVRLLLDDVGSDGASDGYFATLTRAGGELAWFNPLRVSRFRPTLLNFRTHRKIVVVDGRIGFIGGMNVSDVQSSEVSTFSGTRAKDNTLEWRDTHMRIVGAPVGALQRVFLDDWAFAFGTCKVEPTHFPASKRDPTGPSVQIIASGPDDSVFAIQQFKFAAIASSRQSLSITTPYLVPDEATLSAMKSAALRGVNVRLLVPKQGDSKLVTAAGRSYYDELVAAGVVLFEYGPAMLHAKTMVIDDTVAVVGTANLDNRSFRLNFEVIAVVYDAAAAGQLGAIFDRDLRSAVRYKPPTGKRPIGERLLFGVARLVSPLL, via the coding sequence ATGTCGTCCGCATTCGCCGAATCCGGTGCATTCCTCGCCGCGCACTGGAAGCTGATCCTCACGATCGCCTACCTCGCGTGGGCGGTCGCCGTAGTCGTCGGACTCATTCTCGCCAGGCGCTCGTCGTCGGCCACATTGGCCTGGACGCTCGCGCTGCTTGCCCTGCCATACGTCGGCGCGGCGGTATACCTCTTCTTCGGCCCGCGTCGGCTGTACCGCAAGAAGCTGCGCTACGCGCGTGCGCGGCGCCAGATCAGACAGGTCGCGCCGGGGCTGGGCGCGACGGACGGCGGCGTCATGGGCGAGGCGATCCGGGTGCGCTACCGCCAGCTCGCGCGCCTGGCCACCGAACTCGGGCAACCGGCACCGCTGCGTGCCGACGAACCGGTGACGCTCTACATCGACGGCGACGACTGCTACGCGGCGATCGAGGCGGCGATCTGCGCCGCCACCGATCACGTGCACCTGGAGTACTACCTCTGGGAGCCGGGCCGCGCCGGCGACCGGTTACGCGACGCACTCGCCGAACGCGCCAGGGCCGGCGTGAAGGTGCGGCTGCTGCTCGATGACGTCGGCTCGGACGGCGCGAGCGACGGTTACTTCGCGACACTGACCCGCGCGGGCGGCGAGCTCGCCTGGTTCAACCCGCTGCGCGTGTCGCGGTTCCGGCCGACGCTGCTCAACTTCCGCACCCATCGCAAGATCGTGGTGGTCGACGGCAGGATCGGCTTCATCGGCGGCATGAACGTGAGTGACGTGCAGTCGAGCGAAGTGTCGACATTCTCCGGCACGCGCGCCAAGGACAATACGCTCGAATGGCGCGATACCCACATGCGTATCGTCGGCGCACCGGTGGGCGCGCTGCAGCGCGTGTTCCTGGATGACTGGGCGTTCGCCTTCGGCACGTGCAAGGTGGAACCGACGCACTTCCCGGCCAGCAAGCGCGACCCGACCGGCCCGAGCGTGCAGATCATCGCCTCGGGACCGGACGACTCGGTGTTCGCGATCCAGCAGTTCAAGTTCGCCGCCATCGCGAGCAGCCGGCAGTCGCTTTCGATCACCACGCCCTACCTGGTGCCCGACGAAGCGACACTCTCGGCGATGAAGTCTGCGGCACTTCGGGGTGTCAACGTGCGCTTGCTGGTGCCGAAGCAGGGTGACTCGAAGCTGGTGACGGCAGCCGGGCGCAGCTACTACGACGAACTGGTCGCAGCCGGGGTCGTGCTCTTCGAGTACGGTCCGGCGATGCTGCACGCCAAGACGATGGTCATCGACGACACCGTCGCGGTCGTGGGGACCGCCAATCTCGACAACCGCAGCTTCCGCCTCAACTTCGAGGTGATCGCGGTGGTGTATGACGCGGCTGCCGCCGGGCAGCTCGGCGCGATCTTCGATCGCGACCTGCGCAGCGCCGTGCGCTACAAGCCGCCGACGGGGAAGCGCCCGATCGGAGAGCGGTTGCTGTTCGGGGTGGCGAGGCTGGTGTCGCCGTTGCTGTAG
- a CDS encoding fumarylacetoacetate hydrolase family protein, translating into MKLMVFNDDRVGVVRGDSVVDVTAAVEGVPHTDAGNLMSAVVARFADLRAPIERAAAAGAGLPLAQVRIRPPLPRPNNVVCMAVNYMEDGTRKEPAPINAFLKTPNCIIGNGDTMVLPDAPAALFEGEAEMALVIGKRASNVPAARAMEYVFGYMNFIDGSARGLNPPGNTFYQMKSRATFAPIGPWLVTADEIADPQKLQVRLWVNGTVKQNYNTDDMAHKIPRCIEWVSSIHALEPGDILALGTNHRGLSGFQDGDTIELETEGLGRLRVSVRDELKRTWSRETRLERQQRGLDGLTPQLTGKYAAKG; encoded by the coding sequence ATGAAACTGATGGTATTCAACGATGATCGCGTGGGCGTGGTCCGCGGCGATTCCGTGGTCGACGTGACGGCGGCGGTCGAGGGCGTCCCGCACACCGACGCGGGCAACCTGATGAGCGCGGTGGTGGCGCGCTTCGCGGACCTGCGCGCGCCCATCGAACGCGCCGCAGCCGCTGGCGCCGGCCTGCCGCTCGCGCAGGTGCGCATCCGCCCGCCGCTGCCGCGGCCGAACAATGTGGTCTGCATGGCAGTCAACTACATGGAAGACGGCACGCGCAAGGAGCCCGCGCCGATCAACGCCTTTCTGAAGACGCCCAACTGCATCATCGGCAACGGCGACACCATGGTGCTGCCCGACGCGCCGGCAGCCCTCTTCGAGGGCGAAGCCGAGATGGCGCTGGTCATCGGCAAGCGTGCGAGCAACGTGCCCGCCGCGCGCGCGATGGAGTACGTGTTCGGCTACATGAACTTCATCGACGGTTCGGCGCGCGGACTCAACCCGCCCGGGAACACGTTCTATCAGATGAAGTCCCGCGCCACCTTCGCGCCGATCGGCCCGTGGCTGGTGACCGCCGACGAGATCGCCGATCCGCAGAAGCTGCAGGTGCGTCTGTGGGTCAACGGCACGGTCAAGCAGAACTACAACACCGATGACATGGCGCACAAGATCCCGCGCTGCATCGAGTGGGTGAGCTCGATCCACGCCCTCGAGCCCGGCGATATCCTCGCCCTGGGCACCAACCACCGCGGTCTGTCCGGCTTCCAGGACGGCGATACCATCGAACTGGAAACCGAGGGGCTCGGACGGCTGCGCGTGAGCGTGCGCGACGAACTGAAGCGCACCTGGTCGAGGGAGACACGGCTCGAGCGCCAGCAGCGCGGGCTCGACGGCCTCACGCCGCAACTCACCGGCAAGTACGCCGCCAAGGGCTGA
- a CDS encoding tripartite tricarboxylate transporter substrate binding protein: protein MRTATPPKGPLALAASLLAALALAAPVLAQTDYPNKPVRIINPFVAGSTTDVLARALGAGLASRLGQPFVVENRGGAGGAIGTAAVARADADGYTLLFAPALVLSVHPQDRADTGYRTDSLVPICQTFINAMALVVRPESPIRSVADLVAAAKAKPGALNYGHQGSMTIPHLAMEEFLIAANLDIRDIPFRGEPLVIADVLGGRLDVASIVLGSAVGQNVRVIGVFGESRHPGFPDVPTVREQGYDVSPASFGGLMAPAGTPAPLLARLSEACTAAANDTAYRAVAERAAQPPNFFDNAAGFRARLERDISAKARVLARLKARPAAK from the coding sequence ATGCGCACAGCCACCCCACCGAAGGGTCCTCTCGCCCTCGCAGCGAGCCTGCTCGCCGCCCTCGCGCTTGCCGCACCCGTCCTGGCGCAGACGGACTATCCCAACAAGCCGGTGCGCATCATCAACCCGTTTGTCGCCGGCAGCACCACCGACGTGCTCGCGCGGGCGCTGGGCGCGGGCCTGGCGAGCCGGCTGGGCCAGCCGTTCGTGGTCGAGAACCGGGGCGGCGCCGGCGGTGCGATCGGCACCGCCGCCGTCGCCCGCGCCGACGCGGACGGCTACACGCTGCTGTTCGCGCCCGCGCTCGTGCTGTCGGTGCATCCGCAGGACCGCGCCGATACCGGCTACCGCACCGACTCGCTGGTGCCGATCTGCCAGACCTTCATCAATGCGATGGCGCTGGTGGTGCGCCCCGAGTCGCCGATCCGGTCGGTGGCCGATCTCGTCGCCGCCGCGAAGGCCAAGCCCGGGGCGCTCAACTACGGACACCAGGGCAGCATGACCATCCCGCACCTGGCGATGGAGGAATTCCTGATCGCCGCGAACCTCGACATCCGCGACATCCCGTTCCGAGGCGAGCCGCTGGTCATCGCCGACGTGCTCGGCGGGCGCCTTGACGTGGCCTCGATCGTGCTGGGCTCGGCCGTGGGACAGAACGTGCGCGTGATCGGTGTCTTCGGCGAATCGCGGCACCCCGGCTTCCCCGACGTGCCCACGGTTCGCGAGCAGGGCTACGACGTCAGTCCGGCGAGCTTCGGCGGCCTGATGGCCCCTGCCGGCACGCCGGCACCGTTGCTCGCGCGGCTGTCCGAGGCCTGCACGGCGGCGGCGAACGACACGGCCTACCGGGCAGTGGCCGAGCGCGCCGCCCAGCCGCCGAACTTCTTCGACAACGCCGCCGGGTTCCGCGCGCGCCTGGAGCGCGACATCTCCGCCAAGGCACGCGTGCTGGCGCGACTCAAGGCGCGACCGGCGGCGAAGTAA
- a CDS encoding VOC family protein: MAIRKLGHVGIWAKDFETMRDFYSRVVRLKISDETPNVAFMSSDPKREHHEFAVFRSREPDQVTSVQQISFNCERLEDIVDYYQHFKQHGVRFSRVTSHGNAVGIYFFDPEGNRCEVYWSTPFEAKQPYSVAIDVNRPVAEILADVEADVKRHGAEGHIDQASYEKQREQFAREGIAH; this comes from the coding sequence ATGGCGATCAGAAAGCTCGGTCACGTTGGAATCTGGGCGAAGGACTTCGAGACGATGCGCGACTTCTACTCGCGGGTCGTGCGCCTGAAGATCAGCGACGAGACACCGAACGTGGCCTTCATGAGTTCGGACCCCAAGCGCGAACACCATGAGTTCGCGGTGTTCCGCTCGCGCGAGCCCGACCAGGTCACCAGCGTCCAGCAGATCTCCTTCAACTGCGAACGGCTGGAGGACATCGTCGACTACTACCAGCACTTCAAGCAGCATGGCGTGCGCTTCTCGCGCGTGACCTCCCACGGCAATGCAGTGGGGATCTACTTCTTCGATCCCGAGGGCAACCGCTGCGAGGTCTACTGGTCCACGCCGTTCGAGGCGAAGCAGCCGTACAGCGTGGCCATAGACGTCAATCGACCGGTGGCCGAGATCCTGGCCGACGTCGAGGCGGACGTGAAGCGCCACGGCGCCGAGGGGCACATAGACCAGGCGTCGTACGAAAAGCAGCGCGAGCAGTTCGCGCGCGAGGGCATCGCCCACTGA
- a CDS encoding tripartite tricarboxylate transporter substrate binding protein, translating into MGAAVLCGVLPVAAQSYPTRPVRIVLPFAAGGGTDLLARLLAQRYTDVFGQTAMVDNRPGAGGNLGAEIVAKAPPDGYTLLFSTTSTAINATLYSKLAFDIRKDFVAITQFARSPIVVVVHPSLPVRSVRDLVALSRKEKGGLNYGSNGSGTGSHLAGVMFEHMAGTPLTHIPYKGANPAVGALVAGEVVLGFQATTSVLPFIRSGKLRPIAVTTERRIAALPEVPTVAAVYPGFNVDQWYVLFAPAGTPTPIVGRLHAEAVAALQHPDVKGWMQRENSEPVGSSPAEAAAFLAAEVEKYAKIVKLSGAKPD; encoded by the coding sequence ATGGGCGCGGCTGTGCTGTGCGGCGTGCTGCCGGTGGCTGCACAGTCCTATCCGACGCGCCCGGTGCGCATCGTGCTGCCGTTTGCGGCCGGCGGCGGTACCGACCTGCTGGCGCGGCTGCTGGCCCAGCGCTACACCGATGTGTTCGGCCAGACGGCGATGGTGGACAACCGTCCGGGCGCAGGTGGCAACCTCGGCGCCGAAATCGTGGCGAAGGCGCCACCGGACGGCTACACGCTGTTGTTCTCCACCACCTCCACCGCGATCAACGCCACGCTCTACTCGAAGCTCGCCTTCGACATCCGCAAGGACTTCGTCGCCATCACGCAGTTCGCGCGCTCGCCGATCGTCGTGGTGGTGCATCCGTCGTTGCCGGTGCGCAGCGTGCGCGATCTGGTTGCGCTGTCGCGCAAGGAAAAGGGCGGCCTGAACTATGGCTCCAACGGCAGCGGGACCGGCTCGCATCTGGCTGGCGTGATGTTCGAGCACATGGCTGGTACCCCGCTCACCCATATCCCTTACAAGGGAGCCAATCCGGCGGTGGGGGCCCTCGTCGCGGGCGAAGTGGTTCTCGGCTTCCAGGCCACCACCAGCGTGCTGCCGTTCATCCGGTCGGGCAAGCTGCGGCCGATCGCAGTGACCACCGAGCGACGCATCGCCGCGCTGCCGGAGGTGCCGACGGTCGCCGCGGTCTATCCGGGGTTCAACGTAGATCAGTGGTACGTGCTGTTCGCACCCGCCGGCACGCCAACGCCGATCGTCGGTCGCCTGCACGCGGAGGCGGTGGCCGCGCTGCAGCACCCGGACGTGAAGGGCTGGATGCAGCGCGAGAACTCGGAACCCGTGGGCAGCTCGCCGGCCGAGGCAGCCGCGTTCCTCGCCGCCGAGGTCGAGAAGTACGCGAAGATCGTGAAGCTGTCGGGCGCGAAGCCCGACTGA
- a CDS encoding mandelate racemase/muconate lactonizing enzyme family protein, whose amino-acid sequence MRIQSIEAIPIEIPLQKDFGGSTYHVLKRCTVITRIRTDDGVVAEVYNGDNRDHSPEIAKIILEELAPRIVGQDPRQIQRLWETMHAITDWNRDRKLALEAIACVDTALWDLVGRASGLSVCQMLGGYRTRLPIITIAGYYEQGKTLADLSREMEWIRSVGMAGCKVKVGGLSPEEDAKRVAAAREGGGEDFILVVDANRGWSAEDAIRFSRLIEHLDIGWFEEPCLWHDDAFLMGKVRRATRIPINAGQSEYTAQGVRRLIQADAVDFVNFDASESGGITEWQRVAGMCSVFDVKMAHHEEPHLSMHMLGAVPHGTYVECFADPLRDPVWKDLITNRPMPVDGMIDIPQRPGFGLELDPAMIRKYRVG is encoded by the coding sequence ATGCGCATCCAGTCGATCGAAGCCATTCCCATCGAGATCCCGCTGCAGAAGGATTTCGGCGGCAGCACCTACCACGTGCTCAAGCGCTGCACCGTCATCACGCGTATCCGCACCGACGACGGGGTGGTGGCCGAGGTCTACAACGGCGACAACCGCGACCACTCGCCGGAGATCGCGAAGATCATCCTGGAAGAGCTCGCCCCGCGTATCGTCGGCCAGGATCCGCGCCAGATCCAGCGGCTGTGGGAGACCATGCACGCGATCACCGACTGGAACCGCGACCGCAAGCTCGCGCTGGAGGCCATCGCCTGCGTCGACACGGCGCTGTGGGACCTGGTGGGCCGGGCCAGCGGCCTGAGCGTGTGCCAGATGCTCGGGGGCTATCGCACCCGGCTGCCGATCATCACCATCGCCGGCTACTACGAGCAGGGCAAGACGCTGGCCGATCTCTCGCGCGAGATGGAGTGGATCCGCAGTGTCGGGATGGCCGGCTGCAAGGTGAAGGTCGGCGGCCTGTCGCCGGAGGAAGACGCGAAGCGGGTGGCGGCCGCACGCGAGGGGGGTGGCGAGGATTTCATCCTGGTCGTGGACGCGAACCGCGGCTGGAGCGCGGAGGACGCGATCCGGTTCTCCCGGCTGATCGAGCACCTCGACATCGGCTGGTTCGAAGAGCCCTGCCTGTGGCACGACGATGCATTCCTGATGGGCAAGGTGCGGCGTGCGACCCGCATCCCGATCAATGCCGGGCAGTCGGAGTACACCGCGCAGGGCGTGCGGCGGCTGATCCAGGCCGACGCGGTGGATTTCGTCAATTTCGATGCGTCCGAATCGGGCGGCATCACCGAATGGCAGCGGGTAGCCGGGATGTGCTCGGTGTTCGACGTCAAGATGGCGCACCACGAAGAGCCGCATCTGTCGATGCACATGCTCGGCGCGGTGCCGCACGGCACGTATGTCGAGTGCTTCGCCGATCCGCTGCGCGATCCGGTCTGGAAGGACCTGATCACCAACCGGCCGATGCCGGTGGACGGCATGATCGACATTCCGCAACGGCCAGGGTTCGGGCTCGAACTGGACCCGGCGATGATCCGCAAGTATCGAGTCGGCTGA
- a CDS encoding tripartite tricarboxylate transporter substrate binding protein, whose amino-acid sequence MSEQGRTGRVQRLHWIGMVALLAAVAAPALAQEFPSRPLRLVVASGPGGGTDLTARNVARTLSEALRVAAYVENRPGAGSATGTGFVAKAPPDGHTLLFGSGSSMVMNPFLYRNLAYDSARDFVVTGFVAAYPFVLVARPDLPANTLSEFARYAKERPGRLTYASAGSGSLQHVWATILFRAMGLDLIHVPYKGASMAHPDMMAGRIDLMFDNLSASLKHIESGRLKALAVSPARRAPSLPQVPTVTESGVAAFDGESWMALFAPSATTPAVVDRLRALLLDVVADADFGARVVQAGGRVMSVPAAQQEAFLKSETERWGRLIRQHGVTVE is encoded by the coding sequence ATGTCGGAGCAGGGACGCACCGGGCGCGTTCAGCGCCTGCACTGGATCGGCATGGTCGCGCTGCTGGCCGCAGTGGCTGCGCCGGCCCTCGCCCAGGAGTTTCCTTCGCGGCCACTGCGGCTGGTGGTGGCCTCGGGTCCGGGCGGCGGGACAGACCTCACTGCGCGCAACGTCGCACGCACGCTGTCAGAGGCGCTGCGAGTGGCGGCCTACGTCGAGAACCGCCCCGGAGCGGGGTCGGCCACCGGCACCGGCTTCGTGGCGAAAGCGCCGCCCGACGGGCACACGCTGCTCTTCGGCAGCGGCAGCTCGATGGTGATGAACCCGTTCCTCTATCGCAACCTCGCCTACGACTCGGCACGCGACTTCGTGGTGACCGGGTTCGTTGCCGCCTATCCCTTCGTGCTGGTGGCGCGCCCCGACCTTCCGGCGAACACGCTGTCGGAGTTCGCGCGCTACGCGAAGGAACGTCCGGGCCGGCTCACCTATGCATCGGCCGGATCGGGCAGCCTGCAGCATGTGTGGGCGACGATCCTGTTCCGGGCCATGGGGCTCGACCTGATCCACGTGCCCTACAAGGGCGCCTCGATGGCGCATCCCGACATGATGGCCGGGCGCATCGACCTGATGTTCGACAACCTGTCCGCGTCGCTCAAGCACATCGAGTCCGGACGACTGAAGGCACTGGCGGTGTCGCCCGCACGCCGCGCGCCTTCGCTGCCGCAGGTGCCCACCGTCACCGAGAGCGGGGTCGCGGCCTTCGACGGCGAGTCATGGATGGCGCTGTTCGCGCCCTCGGCCACGACGCCCGCGGTGGTGGATCGCCTGCGCGCGCTGCTGCTCGACGTGGTGGCCGATGCCGACTTCGGCGCACGCGTCGTGCAGGCCGGCGGGCGGGTGATGTCCGTACCCGCCGCGCAGCAGGAGGCTTTTCTCAAGTCCGAGACCGAGCGCTGGGGCCGGTTGATCCGCCAGCATGGCGTGACCGTGGAATAG
- a CDS encoding nuclear transport factor 2 family protein → MSSEPSSAAISTLLARQEIADLAQHWGRARDQGRWEDLARTFHPGGRIKVMWFEGTHEDFIAACAKRFVPGRGTTKHFFGVSVVEVNGERALAETPAALSQAGELHGTRFTSLSFLRFLDRVERRDGHWRIVQRDAIYEGDRFTPETPVELDPAILDLYAPPFKYLAYRQHVAGLPSDRQTPMDGSESLARLMSAARSWLGTPA, encoded by the coding sequence ATGTCGTCCGAACCGTCGTCCGCCGCCATCAGTACCCTGCTCGCGCGGCAGGAGATTGCCGACCTCGCCCAGCACTGGGGGCGTGCCCGCGACCAGGGACGCTGGGAAGATCTTGCCCGCACCTTCCATCCCGGGGGCAGGATCAAGGTGATGTGGTTCGAAGGCACGCACGAGGACTTCATCGCGGCGTGCGCGAAGCGATTCGTGCCGGGGCGTGGCACCACCAAGCATTTCTTCGGCGTGTCGGTGGTCGAGGTCAACGGCGAGCGCGCGCTCGCCGAGACGCCCGCCGCGCTGTCGCAGGCGGGCGAACTGCACGGCACGCGGTTCACTTCGCTGTCCTTCCTGCGCTTCCTCGACCGCGTCGAGCGCCGCGACGGGCACTGGCGGATCGTGCAGCGCGATGCGATCTACGAGGGCGACCGCTTCACGCCGGAGACCCCGGTCGAACTCGATCCGGCCATCCTCGACCTGTATGCCCCACCGTTCAAGTACCTCGCCTACCGCCAGCATGTGGCAGGCCTGCCGAGCGACCGGCAGACGCCGATGGACGGAAGCGAGTCGCTCGCGCGGCTGATGAGTGCCGCGCGGAGCTGGCTCGGCACGCCGGCGTGA
- a CDS encoding tripartite tricarboxylate transporter substrate binding protein: MARPTFSRPLAALAAALVAAQVTTPLAAPVFAQSYPSRPIRMIVPSLPGGGFDVTARVLSEKMGPLLGVQMVVENRAIAGTIGGTEVVAKAPADGHTVLVGGLSNIALNPGLHPALSYDPHDFRPVGLAVSYSYTLIGRRDLPANTLKEVIEYGRAHPGKLTFGGAPGTGQHVATVALFAQTKVDALSIFYKGATAVHQDLLGGRLDLYFDNIQTARAHIEKGAVKVFATSSPVRLSFLPNVPTVAETGVGKLEMETWFGPFVRRDTPQPIVARLRAAFEKTMAMPEVVSRFENGSGRVLDMTLPDTEAYVNGEIARWTKVIRDAGIKLP, encoded by the coding sequence ATGGCCAGACCCACTTTCTCGCGCCCGCTCGCGGCGCTCGCCGCCGCGCTGGTGGCCGCGCAGGTGACCACTCCGCTGGCGGCGCCGGTCTTCGCGCAGTCCTACCCCTCCAGGCCGATCCGGATGATCGTGCCCTCGCTGCCCGGGGGCGGCTTCGATGTCACCGCGCGCGTGCTCTCCGAGAAGATGGGCCCGCTGCTGGGCGTGCAGATGGTGGTGGAGAATCGCGCGATCGCCGGGACGATCGGCGGCACCGAGGTGGTCGCGAAGGCGCCAGCCGATGGCCATACGGTACTGGTCGGCGGGCTGTCGAACATCGCGCTCAATCCGGGACTGCACCCGGCCCTCAGCTACGACCCGCATGACTTCCGTCCGGTCGGGCTGGCCGTGTCGTACTCGTACACGCTGATCGGCCGCCGCGACCTTCCGGCGAACACGCTGAAAGAGGTGATCGAATACGGCCGCGCGCATCCTGGCAAGCTCACCTTCGGCGGCGCACCCGGAACCGGACAGCATGTCGCCACCGTCGCCCTCTTCGCGCAGACGAAGGTCGATGCGCTCAGCATTTTCTACAAGGGCGCGACCGCGGTGCACCAGGACCTGCTGGGCGGGCGCCTCGACCTGTACTTCGACAACATCCAGACGGCGCGCGCCCATATCGAAAAAGGCGCGGTCAAGGTCTTCGCCACCTCAAGCCCGGTGCGCCTGTCCTTCCTGCCGAACGTGCCCACCGTCGCCGAGACGGGGGTCGGCAAGCTGGAGATGGAGACCTGGTTCGGCCCGTTCGTGCGCCGCGATACGCCGCAGCCCATCGTGGCGCGGCTACGTGCCGCGTTCGAAAAGACGATGGCGATGCCCGAGGTGGTCAGCCGGTTCGAGAACGGCAGCGGCCGGGTGCTCGACATGACGCTTCCCGACACCGAGGCCTACGTGAATGGCGAGATCGCGCGCTGGACGAAGGTGATCCGCGACGCCGGCATCAAGTTGCCGTAG
- a CDS encoding extracellular solute-binding protein, translated as MQRRHFVQATAALSAAGFALPAALAQQQRAICYNCPPEWADWGGMLRLINQRINVSVPPDNKNSGQAMAALTAERANPVADVVYLGGQFGPQARESGLVAPFMPQRFKEVPDSLKDKDGFWFTIHSGTLGLFVNTAALRGRPVPKTWKDLLNPQYRGMVGYLNPASAAVGQVGVVAVNLALGGSYDNFDPAIAFFKALQANQPVVPTQTAYARVLSGEIPILLDYDFNAYRGQYSDKAPVQFVIPGEGTQALPYIMALVAKGPNPDSGRRILDFVLSDEGQRHWANAYLRPVFPQAMSAEVRARFLPDAEYRRSTPLDVFRLAAATKVIAERYQKEVG; from the coding sequence ATGCAACGACGTCATTTCGTGCAGGCCACCGCCGCACTCAGCGCAGCCGGATTCGCGCTGCCCGCCGCCCTGGCGCAGCAGCAGCGTGCCATCTGCTACAACTGCCCGCCCGAGTGGGCCGACTGGGGCGGCATGCTGCGCTTGATCAACCAGCGCATCAACGTGTCGGTGCCACCGGACAACAAGAACTCCGGGCAGGCGATGGCAGCCCTGACCGCCGAACGCGCGAATCCGGTGGCCGATGTGGTCTATCTCGGTGGCCAGTTCGGCCCGCAGGCTCGCGAATCCGGCCTCGTCGCCCCGTTCATGCCGCAGCGCTTCAAGGAAGTCCCGGACAGCCTGAAGGACAAGGACGGCTTCTGGTTCACCATCCACTCCGGCACGCTGGGCCTGTTCGTCAACACCGCCGCGCTGCGCGGACGGCCGGTGCCCAAGACCTGGAAAGACCTGCTCAACCCGCAGTACCGCGGCATGGTCGGCTACCTGAACCCGGCGAGCGCGGCAGTCGGCCAGGTGGGCGTCGTCGCTGTCAACCTCGCACTGGGCGGCAGCTACGACAACTTCGATCCGGCGATCGCGTTCTTCAAGGCGCTGCAGGCTAACCAGCCTGTCGTGCCGACGCAGACCGCTTACGCGCGCGTGCTCTCGGGCGAGATTCCGATCCTGCTCGACTACGACTTCAACGCCTACCGCGGCCAGTACTCGGACAAGGCGCCGGTGCAGTTCGTGATCCCGGGCGAAGGCACGCAGGCGCTTCCCTACATCATGGCGCTGGTCGCCAAGGGACCGAACCCGGACAGCGGCCGGCGCATACTCGACTTCGTGCTCTCCGACGAGGGGCAGCGGCACTGGGCGAATGCCTACCTGCGCCCGGTGTTTCCGCAGGCAATGAGCGCCGAAGTTCGCGCGCGCTTCCTGCCGGATGCGGAGTACAGGCGCTCGACGCCGCTCGACGTGTTCCGGCTCGCCGCAGCGACCAAGGTGATTGCCGAGCGCTACCAGAAGGAAGTCGGTTGA
- a CDS encoding ABC transporter permease encodes MGGRERLLLLALMAPAAIVFAAFFLLPLARLFVIGGTGPTGWSAYLAIVTDARYFRSLVSTVLLSASVTAATLVISGIAGVFLERNRFRGRALVTAMLTLPLAFPGVVIGFMVIMLAGRQGLIPEITDALFNERLVFAYSMAGLFMGYVYFSIPRTILTVMASAEKLDPRLEEAARSLGARPWRVVTDVIVPGLKPAFISAGAICFATAMGAFGTAFTLATRINVLPMVIYTEFTLQANLVMASALSFVLGAITWAALALARSFAGSSVAAAG; translated from the coding sequence ATGGGTGGCCGCGAACGCCTGTTGCTGCTGGCGCTGATGGCGCCGGCTGCCATCGTGTTCGCGGCCTTCTTCCTGCTGCCGCTGGCACGCCTGTTCGTGATCGGCGGTACCGGCCCCACCGGCTGGAGCGCGTACCTGGCGATCGTCACCGATGCGCGCTACTTCCGCAGCCTGGTGTCGACGGTGCTGCTGTCGGCATCGGTGACTGCCGCCACGCTGGTGATCTCGGGCATCGCCGGGGTGTTCCTCGAACGCAACCGCTTTCGCGGCCGGGCGCTGGTCACCGCCATGCTCACCCTGCCGCTCGCCTTCCCCGGCGTGGTGATCGGCTTCATGGTGATCATGCTCGCCGGCCGCCAGGGACTCATTCCGGAGATCACCGATGCGCTGTTCAACGAGCGGCTGGTGTTCGCCTACTCGATGGCCGGGCTGTTCATGGGCTACGTGTATTTCTCGATCCCGCGCACCATCCTCACCGTGATGGCTTCAGCCGAGAAGCTGGACCCGCGGCTGGAGGAGGCCGCACGCTCGCTCGGCGCACGGCCGTGGCGGGTGGTCACCGATGTGATCGTGCCCGGGCTCAAGCCGGCGTTCATCTCCGCCGGAGCAATCTGCTTTGCCACCGCGATGGGTGCGTTCGGCACCGCGTTCACGCTCGCCACCCGGATCAACGTCCTGCCGATGGTGATCTACACCGAGTTCACGCTGCAGGCGAACCTGGTGATGGCTTCGGCACTGTCGTTCGTTCTCGGCGCAATCACCTGGGCAGCGCTGGCGCTGGCGCGCAGCTTCGCCGGCAGTTCGGTGGCGGCGGCGGGATGA